A single region of the Streptomyces sp. ITFR-16 genome encodes:
- a CDS encoding MFS transporter, translated as MSAPAPTAPAPAPVPAAAPRARRLALGVIATGLLMTVLDGSIVTVAMPAIQDDLGFTPAGLSWVVNAYLIAFGGLLLLSGRLGDLIGRKRMFLTGTAVFTAASLLAGAAGAPALLIAARFLQGAGSAMASAVGLGILVTLFTESRERARAIAVFSFTGAAGASIGQVLGGLLTDALGWHWIFFINLPIGLAALLVAMRVLPSDRGPGLAGGADATGALLVTSGLMVGIYSVVEVESYGWVSLHTLGPGALALVLLALFVVRQATAAAPLLPLRILRSRSVAGANLIQLLMVAALFSFQILVALYLQQVLAYGATATGIAMLPAATVIGAVSLGISARLSTRFGERNVLLLGLVLLMSLLGLLTRVPVHAHYATDLLPVMLLAAGFGLALPALTTLGMSGAGERDAGLASGLFNTTQQIGMALGVAVLSTLAASRTETLLAGGHGRAEALTGGYHLAFAVGTGLLVAAFLVALLVLARPGRAKAAKAAPAP; from the coding sequence ATGTCCGCCCCTGCTCCCACCGCACCCGCACCCGCACCCGTCCCGGCAGCCGCTCCCCGAGCGCGCCGGCTCGCGCTCGGGGTGATCGCCACCGGTCTGCTGATGACCGTGCTCGACGGCTCGATCGTGACCGTGGCGATGCCCGCCATCCAGGACGATCTCGGCTTCACACCCGCCGGGCTCAGCTGGGTCGTCAACGCCTACCTGATCGCCTTCGGCGGTCTGCTGCTGCTCTCCGGACGGCTCGGTGACCTCATCGGCCGCAAGCGGATGTTCCTGACCGGCACCGCCGTCTTCACCGCCGCCTCGCTGCTGGCGGGCGCGGCCGGGGCCCCTGCGCTGCTGATCGCCGCACGCTTCCTCCAGGGCGCAGGCAGCGCCATGGCGTCCGCCGTCGGCCTGGGCATCCTGGTCACCCTCTTCACCGAGAGCCGCGAACGGGCCCGGGCCATAGCCGTGTTCAGCTTCACCGGCGCGGCGGGGGCCTCGATCGGCCAGGTGCTCGGCGGGCTGCTCACCGACGCCCTCGGCTGGCACTGGATCTTCTTCATCAATCTGCCGATCGGGCTCGCGGCCCTGCTCGTCGCCATGCGCGTCCTGCCCTCGGACCGGGGGCCCGGCCTCGCGGGCGGCGCCGACGCGACGGGCGCGCTCCTGGTCACCTCGGGGCTGATGGTGGGCATCTACTCCGTCGTCGAGGTCGAGTCGTACGGCTGGGTGTCGCTCCACACGCTCGGCCCAGGCGCCCTCGCACTGGTCCTGCTCGCCCTGTTCGTCGTACGGCAGGCCACGGCCGCCGCCCCGCTCCTGCCGCTGCGGATCCTGCGCTCGCGCAGTGTGGCGGGCGCGAATCTGATCCAACTCCTCATGGTGGCCGCGCTGTTCTCGTTCCAGATCCTCGTGGCGCTGTATCTGCAGCAGGTGCTCGCCTACGGTGCCACCGCCACCGGGATCGCGATGCTGCCCGCCGCCACCGTGATCGGCGCGGTCTCGCTCGGGATCTCCGCCCGGCTGAGCACGCGGTTCGGTGAGCGGAACGTGCTGCTGCTCGGGCTGGTCCTGCTGATGAGCCTGCTGGGCCTGCTCACCCGGGTGCCGGTCCACGCGCACTACGCCACGGATCTTCTTCCGGTGATGCTGCTGGCCGCCGGCTTCGGCCTCGCGCTCCCCGCGCTGACCACGCTCGGGATGTCGGGGGCGGGCGAGCGGGACGCCGGTCTCGCCTCCGGCCTGTTCAACACGACCCAGCAGATCGGGATGGCCCTCGGCGTCGCCGTCCTGTCGACGCTGGCGGCCTCCCGCACCGAGACCCTGCTCGCCGGGGGCCACGGCCGGGCCGAGGCGCTGACGGGCGGCTACCACCTGGCCTTCGCGGTCGGCACCGGCCTGCTCGTGGCGGCGTTCCTCGTCGCCCTCCTGGTGCTCGCCCGCCCGGGCCGCGCGAAGGCCGCGAAGGCCGCGCCGGCCCCCTGA
- a CDS encoding TIGR03618 family F420-dependent PPOX class oxidoreductase has protein sequence MSTRPTPGTGPAPRVLTDAELSRLLAEQQFGVLASVRGTGHPHLTTVTYSWDAEERVVRVSSTADRLKPRQLRADPRAALHVNGPDVFSFAVAEGEAEVSEPAAVAGDAVGRELLSLTPGFADPADTAAFLAQVVADRRVVIRLRVSRLYGTALDIPAAD, from the coding sequence ATGAGTACGCGACCCACCCCCGGCACCGGCCCCGCCCCGCGCGTGCTCACCGACGCCGAACTGTCCCGGCTGCTCGCGGAGCAGCAGTTCGGGGTCCTGGCGAGCGTGCGCGGCACCGGGCATCCGCATCTGACGACGGTGACCTACTCCTGGGACGCCGAGGAGCGCGTGGTCCGCGTCTCCAGCACGGCCGACCGCCTCAAGCCGCGCCAGTTGCGCGCCGATCCGCGGGCCGCGCTGCATGTGAACGGACCGGACGTGTTCTCGTTCGCGGTCGCCGAGGGGGAGGCGGAGGTGTCGGAGCCGGCGGCGGTCGCGGGGGACGCGGTGGGCCGGGAACTGCTGTCGCTGACCCCGGGGTTCGCGGACCCGGCCGACACGGCGGCCTTCCTGGCCCAGGTCGTCGCGGACCGGCGCGTGGTGATCAGACTCCGCGTCTCCCGGCTGTACGGAACGGCGCTGGACATCCCGGCCGCGGACTGA
- a CDS encoding TetR family transcriptional regulator: MVMSAEKARSGGSADEEAARGPHAPMSLRERKKQLTYQAVSDAAIALFLERGFDKVSVAEIAAAADISKPTLFRYFPAKEDLALHRFADHEDEAARVVAGRAEGTSPLDALRRHFLTGLERRDPVTGLCDVPEVLAFHRLLYGTPSLVARLYAYQSRSEDALARALGGRAPDRLAAGQIVAVLRILALDNWRRISEGSSADQVYGDAVAAAELGFVQLRSGLEGGDGGGR; encoded by the coding sequence ATGGTCATGAGCGCAGAGAAGGCCAGGTCCGGCGGGTCGGCGGACGAGGAGGCGGCCCGTGGGCCGCACGCGCCGATGAGCCTGCGGGAGCGGAAGAAACAGCTGACCTATCAGGCGGTCTCCGACGCGGCGATCGCCCTCTTCCTGGAGCGCGGCTTCGACAAGGTGTCGGTGGCCGAGATCGCGGCCGCGGCGGACATCTCCAAGCCGACGCTGTTCCGGTACTTCCCGGCCAAGGAGGACCTGGCCCTGCACCGGTTCGCCGACCACGAGGACGAGGCCGCCCGGGTCGTCGCCGGCCGCGCCGAGGGCACATCCCCGCTGGACGCGCTGCGGCGCCACTTCCTGACCGGTCTGGAGCGGCGCGACCCGGTCACCGGGCTGTGCGACGTGCCGGAGGTACTGGCCTTCCACCGGCTGCTGTACGGGACCCCGTCCCTGGTCGCGCGCCTCTACGCGTACCAGAGCCGTTCCGAGGACGCGCTCGCCCGCGCCCTCGGCGGCCGGGCCCCCGACCGGCTGGCGGCGGGCCAGATCGTCGCGGTCCTGCGCATCCTCGCCCTGGACAACTGGCGGCGGATCAGCGAGGGCAGCAGCGCGGACCAGGTGTACGGGGACGCGGTCGCGGCGGCCGAACTCGGCTTCGTACAGCTGCGGTCGGGTCTTGAGGGCGGCGACGGCGGCGGCCGGTAG
- a CDS encoding TetR/AcrR family transcriptional regulator C-terminal domain-containing protein, with protein sequence MGKAGSGGAGQRFAGGGGTGLPASIEAAWGLRARSAKGPRPGLSLERIVDAAVAVAAAEGLGAVSMGRVAKDLGASTMSLYRYVAAKDELFVLMREAAMGPPPPPAALADGAGWREALGEWAWAQRRVLHRHLWMLRIPLAGPPVSPNSVAWWEQGLQALEGAGLDPGEQVSVILLVSGFVRNEALVTGDIDAAVAARGIPVQQVMEGYAHTLSRLVDPVRHPTLSRLVAHEPVWSADAPEHEFRFGLERVLDGIDALIRARGQIGGTERASGGALKSG encoded by the coding sequence CTGGGGAAGGCGGGTTCAGGTGGCGCGGGACAACGGTTCGCCGGGGGGGGGGGTACGGGCCTGCCGGCCAGTATCGAGGCCGCGTGGGGGCTGCGGGCGCGGTCGGCCAAGGGGCCCAGGCCCGGGCTGAGTCTGGAGCGGATCGTGGACGCCGCCGTGGCGGTGGCCGCGGCCGAGGGGCTCGGCGCGGTGTCGATGGGGCGGGTGGCCAAGGACCTCGGGGCGTCGACCATGTCCCTCTACCGGTATGTGGCCGCCAAGGACGAGCTCTTCGTGCTGATGCGGGAGGCGGCCATGGGGCCGCCGCCCCCGCCGGCCGCCCTGGCGGACGGGGCCGGCTGGCGCGAGGCGCTCGGGGAGTGGGCCTGGGCGCAGCGGCGGGTGCTGCACCGCCATCTGTGGATGCTCCGCATCCCCCTCGCCGGGCCACCCGTGAGTCCGAACTCCGTCGCGTGGTGGGAGCAGGGCCTCCAGGCACTCGAAGGCGCCGGTCTCGACCCGGGGGAGCAGGTCTCCGTCATCCTTCTGGTCAGCGGTTTCGTCCGCAACGAGGCACTGGTGACCGGCGACATCGACGCGGCGGTCGCGGCACGCGGCATCCCGGTCCAGCAGGTCATGGAGGGCTACGCCCATACGCTGAGCCGGCTGGTCGACCCCGTGCGCCACCCCACGCTCTCCCGGCTCGTGGCCCATGAGCCGGTGTGGTCGGCGGACGCGCCCGAGCACGAGTTCCGGTTCGGTCTGGAACGGGTGCTGGACGGGATCGACGCGCTGATCCGGGCGCGGGGGCAGATCGGCGGGACGGAGCGGGCTTCCGGCGGAGCGCTCAAGTCCGGTTGA
- a CDS encoding HAD hydrolase-like protein, which produces MTAPAHPESAAVRRAVDLLARARCLVWDFDGPMAQLFVGEDGAGENEAPLIAEELLGIAAQHGPVPVEARDSPDPHAVFRLYAHRASAPGASDRLRAAVAEMRHALTARELKAAEHATPTPGADRLIRAWHGRGRGLAVASNNHADAVRRYLERASLERYFAGRPVIGRCDAEVRRMKPDPWALNEVVTGTGTDVTGHVLIGDSLADLGAADAAGMPFIGYHREPWGRKTLTDAGAWPVVDSIEALADEVEASASGPA; this is translated from the coding sequence GTGACGGCCCCCGCACATCCCGAATCCGCAGCCGTCCGGCGTGCGGTGGACCTGCTCGCGCGTGCGCGGTGCCTCGTGTGGGACTTCGACGGGCCCATGGCCCAGCTCTTCGTCGGCGAGGACGGGGCGGGGGAGAACGAGGCTCCCCTGATCGCCGAGGAACTGCTCGGCATTGCGGCGCAGCACGGTCCCGTACCGGTGGAGGCGCGCGACAGCCCCGATCCGCACGCCGTGTTCAGGCTGTACGCGCACCGGGCGAGTGCACCTGGCGCCTCGGACCGACTGCGGGCCGCCGTGGCGGAGATGCGTCACGCGCTGACCGCCCGCGAGCTGAAGGCCGCTGAGCACGCGACGCCGACCCCCGGCGCGGATCGCCTGATCAGGGCCTGGCACGGACGGGGCCGCGGGCTCGCCGTCGCCTCCAACAACCACGCGGACGCGGTGCGCAGATACCTGGAACGCGCCTCGCTGGAGCGGTACTTCGCGGGCCGGCCCGTGATCGGGCGGTGCGATGCGGAGGTACGGCGCATGAAGCCGGACCCGTGGGCCCTGAACGAGGTCGTCACCGGTACGGGGACCGACGTCACCGGCCATGTGCTGATCGGTGACTCCCTGGCCGACCTCGGTGCGGCGGACGCGGCCGGCATGCCGTTCATCGGCTATCACCGGGAGCCGTGGGGGCGGAAGACCCTGACGGACGCCGGTGCCTGGCCCGTGGTGGACTCCATCGAAGCCCTGGCCGACGAGGTCGAGGCGTCGGCGTCCGGTCCGGCCTGA
- a CDS encoding winged helix-turn-helix domain-containing protein — translation MTNSEHGSPDGDFAYQRVADELRKDINREEWGPGDRLPTRARLADRFGVSLATINEALKRLRRDGLIVTRQGSGTFVRGGTQDGPLGPRGTGSAEGEGEGAGGDADDTWAVESEGVTPVMLKPYLAEAFEAPEVTLDVFSMTTESLAKRVSDLKDGILEGRIPPPRSIKARLMLPDCDAPGLAIPRRIDGVDEPRVRRRLKAILQSHATMLREALFELRRCSPPPEVEVEVRVVPFAPQVKLYILNRRLALQGFYVPDVGTIQLPPDGEEVGIYDAYGTGATLFPYRASADRAEAGRGVVQQCQAFFDSNWKYLATRVDL, via the coding sequence GTGACGAATAGTGAGCATGGCTCGCCCGATGGTGACTTCGCCTACCAGCGCGTCGCGGACGAGCTGCGCAAGGACATCAACCGCGAGGAGTGGGGTCCCGGCGACCGCCTCCCGACGCGGGCCCGGCTCGCCGACCGCTTCGGCGTCTCTCTCGCCACGATCAACGAGGCGCTGAAGAGGCTGCGCAGGGACGGACTCATCGTCACCCGGCAGGGCAGCGGGACCTTTGTGCGGGGAGGCACGCAGGACGGCCCGCTCGGGCCCCGGGGCACGGGCTCCGCCGAGGGCGAGGGCGAGGGGGCGGGCGGCGACGCCGACGACACCTGGGCGGTGGAGTCGGAGGGTGTCACGCCGGTGATGCTCAAGCCCTATCTGGCCGAGGCGTTCGAAGCACCCGAAGTGACCCTCGACGTCTTCTCGATGACCACGGAGTCCCTGGCCAAGCGGGTGTCGGACCTCAAGGACGGGATCCTGGAGGGCAGGATCCCGCCGCCCCGCAGCATCAAGGCCCGGCTGATGCTGCCGGACTGCGACGCACCAGGTCTGGCGATACCCCGCCGGATCGACGGCGTCGACGAACCCCGGGTCCGCCGGCGGCTCAAGGCGATCCTGCAGAGCCACGCGACGATGCTCAGGGAAGCGCTGTTCGAACTGCGGCGCTGCAGCCCTCCACCGGAAGTCGAGGTGGAGGTGCGAGTGGTGCCGTTCGCGCCCCAGGTGAAGCTGTACATTCTGAACCGCCGACTGGCACTGCAGGGCTTCTACGTACCGGACGTGGGCACCATCCAGCTCCCGCCGGACGGAGAGGAAGTCGGGATCTACGACGCGTACGGCACGGGAGCCACCCTCTTCCCGTACCGGGCCTCGGCGGACAGGGCCGAGGCGGGACGCGGTGTCGTGCAGCAGTGCCAGGCGTTCTTCGACTCGAACTGGAAGTACCTGGCCACGAGGGTGGATCTCTGA
- a CDS encoding GNAT family N-acetyltransferase, with amino-acid sequence MTSLDVRTVAESELHDWLRALNTGFLRAPTPSDEEVAGRLPYLDLARVQGVFDAGRCVATFRSFAQELTVVGGATIPTDAVTNVTVSPTHRRRGLLSRMMATDLAAAKERGDVAATLIAAEYPIYGRYGFGPAAWTTEWEIDVPRAGLDPHRPVPSAEDGGRIDLVDAAEVRKLGPALHDRLRARQHGAVSRGQRWWDLTTGEVAFPNDHWTEPFYAVHRSADGTVDGMLVYRADDHWGDAKQPLNRATVRSLIAVTPAAERALWHFLCSVDWITTIRTGHRAPDDLLPLLLPDPRAARVVTQADFLWVRVLDVVRALEARTYAVPGSLVLDIHDRAGLASGRFHLDATPDGATCTPTTRSPDLALDIRELGTLYLGDEPASRLAALDRVEELTPGAAESADAVFRAGRRAWCPDVF; translated from the coding sequence ATGACCAGCCTCGATGTCCGTACCGTCGCCGAATCCGAGCTCCACGACTGGCTCCGCGCCCTGAACACCGGTTTCCTGCGGGCGCCGACGCCGTCGGACGAGGAGGTGGCGGGCCGGCTGCCGTATCTGGACCTGGCGCGTGTGCAGGGGGTGTTCGACGCGGGGCGGTGCGTGGCGACGTTCCGTTCGTTCGCGCAGGAGCTGACGGTCGTCGGCGGCGCCACGATCCCCACGGACGCGGTCACCAACGTGACGGTCTCGCCCACCCACCGCCGGCGCGGGCTGCTCTCGCGGATGATGGCCACGGACCTGGCGGCGGCCAAGGAGCGCGGCGACGTGGCCGCCACGCTGATCGCGGCGGAGTACCCGATCTACGGGCGGTACGGCTTCGGCCCGGCGGCCTGGACCACGGAGTGGGAGATCGACGTCCCGCGCGCGGGCCTGGACCCGCACCGGCCGGTCCCTTCGGCCGAGGACGGCGGCCGGATCGACCTGGTGGACGCCGCGGAGGTACGCAAGCTGGGCCCGGCGCTCCACGACCGGCTGCGCGCCCGGCAGCACGGGGCGGTGAGCCGCGGCCAACGCTGGTGGGACCTCACCACCGGCGAGGTGGCCTTCCCGAACGACCACTGGACCGAGCCCTTCTACGCAGTCCACCGCAGCGCCGACGGCACTGTGGACGGGATGCTCGTCTACCGCGCCGACGACCACTGGGGCGACGCCAAGCAGCCGCTGAACCGGGCGACGGTCCGCAGCCTGATCGCGGTGACCCCGGCAGCGGAGCGGGCACTGTGGCACTTCCTGTGCTCGGTCGACTGGATCACCACGATCCGCACCGGCCACCGCGCCCCCGACGACCTGCTCCCCCTGCTCCTCCCGGACCCGCGCGCGGCCCGCGTGGTGACCCAGGCGGACTTCCTGTGGGTCCGTGTCCTGGACGTCGTCCGGGCCCTGGAGGCCCGCACCTACGCGGTCCCCGGCTCCCTGGTCCTGGACATCCACGACCGGGCGGGCCTGGCGTCGGGCCGCTTCCACCTGGACGCCACCCCGGACGGCGCCACCTGCACCCCCACGACCCGCTCGCCCGATCTCGCCCTGGACATCAGGGAGCTGGGCACGCTCTACCTCGGCGACGAGCCGGCGAGCCGGCTGGCCGCCCTGGACCGCGTCGAGGAACTGACCCCGGGCGCGGCAGAGTCGGCGGACGCGGTGTTCCGGGCGGGACGCAGGGCCTGGTGCCCGGATGTGTTCTGA
- a CDS encoding asparaginase, with translation MTSSAAPSAISDPAPGLPVLAEVVRSGFTEGHHRGSLVVLAADGSVELALGEPAAPVFPRSSNKPMQAAAVLRAGLDLSGERLALAAASHSGEGFHLDLVRRMLGEHGLSPDDLQTPADLPLDPVEAETYLAAGGVRERITMNCSGKHAAMLAVCVRNGWDPATYLDPAHPLQQLVHRVVEEAAGEPVAAVGTDGCGAPLMAISLVGLARAFRTFVTAEQGSAERRVADAMRAHPEYVAGTRRPDTWLMREVPGTLSKMGAEAVQAVALADGRALAFKIDDGSTRALGPVLARALGLLGVDEPVVARIGRAPLLGGSAEVGEIRAAF, from the coding sequence ATGACCTCCAGCGCCGCCCCGTCCGCCATATCCGACCCGGCCCCCGGCCTGCCCGTGCTGGCCGAGGTCGTCCGGTCCGGTTTCACCGAGGGCCACCACCGGGGCTCGCTGGTCGTGCTGGCCGCCGACGGCAGCGTGGAGCTGGCCCTGGGCGAGCCGGCGGCGCCGGTCTTCCCGCGCTCCTCCAACAAGCCGATGCAGGCGGCCGCCGTGCTGCGGGCCGGTCTCGACCTGTCGGGTGAGCGGCTGGCGCTGGCCGCCGCGAGCCACTCCGGCGAGGGCTTCCACCTCGATCTCGTACGCAGGATGCTCGGCGAGCACGGACTGTCGCCCGACGATCTGCAGACCCCGGCCGATCTGCCGCTGGACCCGGTGGAGGCGGAGACGTATCTCGCCGCCGGGGGCGTGCGGGAGCGGATCACGATGAACTGCTCGGGCAAGCACGCGGCGATGCTCGCGGTCTGTGTGCGCAACGGCTGGGACCCGGCCACCTATCTCGACCCGGCGCACCCGCTCCAGCAGCTGGTCCACCGGGTCGTCGAGGAGGCGGCGGGCGAGCCGGTCGCGGCGGTCGGCACGGACGGCTGCGGGGCGCCGCTGATGGCGATCTCGCTGGTGGGCCTGGCGCGCGCGTTCCGTACGTTCGTCACGGCGGAGCAGGGCAGCGCCGAGCGCCGGGTGGCGGACGCGATGCGCGCGCATCCCGAGTACGTGGCGGGGACGCGGCGCCCCGACACCTGGCTGATGCGCGAGGTGCCCGGCACGCTGTCCAAGATGGGCGCGGAGGCGGTCCAGGCGGTGGCGCTGGCGGACGGCCGGGCCCTGGCCTTCAAGATCGACGACGGCTCGACGCGGGCGCTCGGCCCGGTCCTGGCCCGCGCGCTGGGGCTGCTGGGCGTCGACGAGCCGGTGGTGGCGCGGATCGGCCGGGCGCCGCTGCTGGGCGGGAGCGCGGAGGTCGGCGAGATCCGGGCGGCGTTCTGA
- a CDS encoding ABC transporter substrate-binding protein yields the protein MSTHGTGQSPGAVPVARPGVDSSAGTSTSTSTMRPPVQRTGQDGEDGPDGPARPDLGTLRLPELRTLRRDSQRDEADLSYVRRLVQGRIDILRAELARRRDPESPVVDRLSEILADAPSLHRSSARHVTLSTPRSDEYRRLAAETLAEVELSDLDARTDEELHTAMGRLVRYEQQVSRRRHRLQRTADDCSAEIARRYRDGEAQVDDLLA from the coding sequence ATGAGCACGCATGGAACCGGGCAGTCCCCGGGCGCAGTGCCGGTCGCGCGCCCCGGCGTCGACAGCAGTGCCGGTACGAGTACGAGTACGAGCACCATGCGCCCACCCGTGCAGCGGACCGGACAGGACGGCGAGGACGGTCCCGACGGGCCCGCCCGGCCCGACCTGGGCACGCTGCGCCTGCCCGAGCTGCGCACCCTGCGCCGGGACTCGCAGCGCGACGAGGCCGACCTCAGCTATGTGCGGCGGCTCGTGCAGGGCCGGATCGACATCCTGCGCGCCGAGCTGGCGCGGCGCCGCGACCCGGAGTCCCCGGTGGTGGACCGGCTCTCGGAGATCCTCGCCGACGCGCCGTCGCTGCACCGCTCCTCCGCCCGGCACGTCACGCTGAGCACGCCGCGCAGCGACGAGTACCGCCGGCTGGCGGCCGAGACGCTGGCCGAGGTCGAGCTCTCCGACCTCGACGCCCGGACGGACGAAGAGCTGCACACCGCGATGGGGCGCCTGGTCCGCTACGAGCAGCAGGTCTCCCGCCGCCGGCACCGCCTCCAGCGGACGGCCGACGATTGCAGCGCGGAGATCGCCCGCAGGTACCGTGACGGGGAAGCACAAGTAGACGACCTGCTCGCCTGA
- the dtd gene encoding D-aminoacyl-tRNA deacylase has protein sequence MRAVVQRVDGAAVTVADAGDGNGGSSVVGEIVGEGLCVLVGVTHEDTPEKAAQLARKLWSVRILEGEKSCSDVNAPLLVISQFTLYGDARKGRRPTWNAAAPGEVAEPLVDEVVARLRALGARVETGRFGADMRVSLTNHGPFTLVIDV, from the coding sequence ATGCGTGCAGTGGTACAGAGGGTGGACGGCGCGGCCGTCACGGTGGCCGACGCGGGGGACGGGAACGGCGGTTCCTCCGTGGTCGGCGAAATAGTCGGCGAGGGACTGTGTGTGCTGGTGGGAGTCACCCACGAGGACACCCCGGAGAAGGCGGCGCAGCTGGCCCGCAAGCTCTGGTCGGTCCGCATTCTGGAGGGCGAGAAGTCCTGCTCCGACGTGAATGCACCGCTTCTGGTGATTTCGCAGTTCACTCTCTACGGGGACGCCCGGAAGGGCCGCAGACCCACGTGGAACGCCGCCGCGCCCGGTGAGGTCGCGGAGCCCCTGGTCGACGAGGTCGTGGCGCGGCTGCGGGCGCTGGGCGCGCGCGTGGAGACGGGCCGGTTCGGTGCGGACATGCGCGTCTCGCTCACGAACCACGGCCCGTTCACCCTCGTCATCGACGTCTGA
- a CDS encoding glycine cleavage T C-terminal barrel domain-containing protein, whose amino-acid sequence MKSPLLSLPGAVPAEGRDEGVAAHYGDLFREQRALADGSGLVDLSHRGVVTVTGGDRLAWLHLLITQHVSELAPNQATEALILTANGHIEHALYLVDDGETVWMHVEPETQSKLIAYLESMKFFYRVEVADRTDEFAVVHLPAGSIAPVPDGTAVRETPYGRDLFLPRASLEEYAAQNGPAVGVLAHEALRVEGQRPRLGFETDHRTIPHELGWIGTAVHLQKGCYRGQETVARVQNLGKPPRRLVFLHLDGSEVLLPGHGTPVRLAADGAEGRQLGFITSSARHHELGPIALALVKRNVAVDAELLAGDTAAAQETVVEP is encoded by the coding sequence ATGAAGAGCCCCCTGCTGTCCCTGCCCGGCGCCGTCCCCGCCGAGGGCCGCGACGAAGGCGTCGCCGCGCACTACGGCGACCTGTTCCGCGAGCAGCGTGCCCTCGCCGACGGTTCCGGTCTCGTCGATCTGTCGCACCGAGGCGTCGTCACCGTCACCGGCGGCGACCGGCTGGCCTGGCTGCACCTCCTGATCACCCAGCACGTCAGCGAACTCGCCCCGAACCAGGCCACCGAGGCCCTGATCCTCACCGCGAACGGGCACATCGAGCACGCCCTGTACCTCGTCGACGACGGCGAGACGGTGTGGATGCACGTCGAGCCGGAGACCCAGAGCAAGCTGATCGCCTATCTGGAGTCGATGAAGTTCTTCTACCGGGTCGAGGTCGCCGACCGCACCGATGAGTTCGCCGTCGTGCATCTGCCGGCCGGCTCCATCGCCCCGGTGCCGGACGGGACCGCCGTACGGGAGACCCCGTACGGCCGCGACCTGTTCCTGCCCCGGGCCTCTCTGGAGGAGTACGCGGCGCAGAACGGGCCGGCCGTCGGGGTGCTGGCCCACGAGGCGCTGCGCGTCGAGGGCCAGCGGCCGCGCCTCGGCTTCGAGACCGACCACCGCACCATTCCGCACGAGCTGGGCTGGATCGGCACCGCCGTCCACCTCCAGAAGGGCTGCTACCGGGGCCAGGAGACCGTGGCCCGGGTGCAGAACCTCGGCAAGCCGCCCCGCCGCCTGGTCTTCCTGCACCTGGACGGCAGCGAGGTGCTGCTGCCCGGCCACGGCACCCCGGTCCGGCTCGCCGCGGACGGCGCCGAGGGGCGCCAGCTGGGCTTCATCACCAGTTCCGCCCGCCACCACGAGCTGGGCCCGATCGCCCTGGCGCTGGTGAAGCGGAACGTGGCGGTGGACGCGGAGCTGCTGGCCGGGGACACGGCGGCGGCCCAGGAGACGGTCGTCGAGCCGTAG
- a CDS encoding Fur family transcriptional regulator: MVSTDWKADLRQRGYRLTPQRQLVLEAVDTLEHATPDDILSEVRRTASGVNISTVYRTLELLEELELVSHAHLGHGAPTYHLADRHHHIHLVCRDCTNVIEADVGVVAEFTEKLRETFGFETDMKHFAIFGRCADCTAKAAGTKGTTGTAAGTS; this comes from the coding sequence GTGGTGAGCACCGACTGGAAGGCCGATCTTCGGCAGCGTGGTTACCGGCTGACGCCGCAGCGTCAGCTCGTCCTGGAGGCCGTCGACACGCTGGAGCACGCGACGCCCGACGACATCCTGTCCGAGGTGCGCCGGACCGCGTCCGGGGTGAACATCTCGACGGTCTACCGGACCCTGGAGCTCCTGGAGGAGCTGGAGCTGGTCAGCCACGCCCATCTGGGCCACGGCGCCCCGACGTACCACCTGGCCGACCGGCACCACCACATCCACCTGGTCTGCCGGGACTGCACGAACGTGATCGAGGCCGACGTCGGGGTCGTCGCCGAGTTCACCGAGAAGCTGCGCGAGACGTTCGGCTTCGAGACGGATATGAAGCACTTCGCGATCTTCGGCCGCTGCGCCGACTGCACGGCGAAGGCGGCGGGGACCAAGGGGACCACGGGGACTGCGGCGGGTACGTCCTAG